One region of Glycine max cultivar Williams 82 chromosome 9, Glycine_max_v4.0, whole genome shotgun sequence genomic DNA includes:
- the LOC112997827 gene encoding pentatricopeptide repeat-containing protein At4g02750 codes for MGLNLDQFSENVFVDIYWLIAGCVLHNRNDLALMLLDEMKGSGTHPNMFTLSSALKACATMGFKELGRQLHSSLIKMDADSDLFAAVGVVHIFLLNVCGNLFAYADRAFSEIPNRGIVSWSAMIGGYAQHGHGKEALQLFNQMLRDGVTQPYYFGKLNEAVELVNSIPFEADGSVWGALLGAARIHKNIELGQKAAEMLFDLEPEKSGTHVLLANIYASAGIWENVAKVRKLMKDNKVKKEPGMSWNEIKD; via the exons ATGGGGCTTAATTTGGATCAGTTTTCTGAGAATGTATTCGTTGACAT TTATTGGCTTATTGCTGGTTGTGTTCTTCACAATCGTAATGATTTAGCTTTGATGCTGTTGGATGAGATGAAAGGCTCAGGAACTCATCCGAATATGTTTACGCTATCAAGTGCTTTAAAGGCCTGTGCTACTATGGGGTTCAAGGAGTTGGGTAGACAGTTACATTCTAGTTTGATAAAGATGGATGCTGACTCAGATTTGTTTGCTGCTGTTGGAGTTGTACATAT TTTTCTTTTAAATGTTTGTGGAAATTTATTTGCATATGCTGATCGTGCCTTTTCTGAGATACCTAATAGAGGAATAGTctcatggtctgcaatgattgGAGGATATGCTCAGCATGGCCATGGTAAAGAGGCTCTTCAATTGTTCAATCAAATGCTTAGAGATGGTGTCACCCAACCATATTACTTTG GGAAATTAAATGAAGCAGTGGAGCTTGTAAACTCCATTCCATTTGAGGCTGATGGCTCAGTTTGGGGGGCACTTCTTGGAGCTGCAAGAATCCATAAAAATATAGAACTCGGTCAGAAAGCTGCAGAGATGCTTTTTGATCTTGAGCCAGAGAAATCTGGTACGCATGTTCTCCTTGCAAACATCTATGCCTCTGCAGGGATATGGGAAAATGTTGCTAAGGTTAGAAAGCTTATGAAAGACAACAAGGTGAAGAAGGAGCCTGGAATGAGTTGGAACGAGATCAAAGACTAG